The following are from one region of the Anabas testudineus chromosome 2, fAnaTes1.2, whole genome shotgun sequence genome:
- the LOC113164066 gene encoding gamma-crystallin S-like, with translation MGRIIFYEDKNYRGHRYECDSNCADLHSYLSRCNSARVENGTWVIYERPNYAGYQYILTRGEYPDYQSWSGLNDRVSSCKMIRFASSDPYKIQIYGKGDFAGQVFEATEDCPSVLEKFHWREIHSCRVLGGWWVFYEHANYKGRQYLLEKGEYCKSVDWGAVCPAVQSFKRLTE, from the exons ATGGGCAGG ATCATCTTCTATGAGGACAAGAACTACCGGGGTCACAGGTATGAGTGCGACAGCAACTGCGCCGACCTCCACTCCTACTTGAGTCGCTGTAACTCGGCTCGTGTTGAGAACGGGACCTGGGTGATCTACGAGCGCCCAAACTACGCAGGTTACCAGTACATCCTGACCAGAGGCGAGTATCCAGACTACCAGAGCTGGAGCGGCCTGAACGACAGAGTCAGCTCCTGCAAGATGATTCGCTTT GCTAGTAGCGATCCCTACAAGATCCAGATCTATGGCAAAGGGGACTTTGCCGGTCAAGTGTTTGAAGCAACTGAGGACTGTCCCTCTGTGCTGGAGAAGTTTCACTGGAGGGAGATTCACTCCTGCAGGGTCCTGGGAGGCTGGTGGGTCTTCTACGAGCATGCAAACTACAAAGGCCGCCAGTACCTGCTGGAGAAAGGCGAATACTGCAAATCGGTGGACTGGGGCGCCGTCTGCCCCGCTGTGCAGTCTTTTAAAAGGCTGACTGAGTAG